One window from the genome of Anguilla rostrata isolate EN2019 chromosome 5, ASM1855537v3, whole genome shotgun sequence encodes:
- the LOC135256172 gene encoding adhesion G protein-coupled receptor G3-like, translating to MQTTEDKDSVIQSMVQGANTSLLNDHVVSIDLGKEITGLANKVNITFYHQNASLLSACPTGSRPFWNSSGCTSTQDVGQVGCSCDHLSFFAVLLSPFYQNDAPESGNGTQNLGQVSPPLSSASVWRLRLLSQIGCGVSVCFLALVLIFHAVYRRNNSEPSLSIHIHLCVALLGLNLTFLINESLANWNIHALCIFIAAATHYTLLCTFAWFAIEGFHLYRLVIRVFNIYIKRYLLKLALVGWGLPAVAVISILSTGKYGRYNIYELDGSRDTICYLTDSVLTILNYGLFVLVFLANLLVWLVVTVQVVRARKLSPALQERSITPRDIFSLLGVSWLLGVAWGVLLFQFGPLKEAAIYIFCIFNSLHGLFTSVRYFTLNRRPKESPGTTTATTATTATTATASTVAAFTDPS from the exons ATGCAAACCACGGAGGACAAGGACTCTGTTATCCAGTCCATG GTGCAAGGGGCAAACACCTCGCTCCTGAATGATCACGTCGTGTCCATCGATTTAGGAAAGGAGATCACTGGCCTCGCAAACAAGGTTAACATCACTTTTTACCACCAAAACGCGTCACTG CTGTCCGCCTGTCCCACAGGCTCAAGACCATTCTGGAATTCATCTGGATGCACCTCTACACAAGATGTTGGGCAGGTTGGGTGCTCCTGTGATCATCTGTCCTTTTTCGCTGTGCTGCTG AGTCCATTCTACCAAAACGACGCACCCGAGTCGGGCAATGGTACCCAGAACCTCGGCCAGGTATCCCCGCCGCTGAGCTCCGCCTCGGTCTGGCGCCTGAGGCTCCTGTCCCAAATTGGGTGTGGGGTGTCTGTCTGCTTCCTGGCTCTGGtcctcatcttccatgcagtgtACAG GCGGAATAATTCTGAGCCTTCTCTCAGCATCCACATTCACCTGTGTGTGGCGCTGCTGGGCCTAAACCTGACCTTCCTCATCAACGAAAGCCTGGCCAACTGGAACATCCACGCACTCTGCATCTTCATCGCCGCGGCAACCCACTACACCCTCCTCTGCACCTTCGCCTGGTTTGCCATAGAGGGCTTCCACCTCTACCGGCTCGTCATTCGCGTCTTCAACATCTACATCAAGCGATACCTCCTCAAGCTGGCTCTGGTGGGCTGGG GCTTACCAGCAGTGGCTGTCATTTCAATCCTGAGCACCGGCAAATATGGCCGATACAACATTTACGAGCTCGATGGCAGCCGAGACACAAT ATGTTACCTGACTGACTCGGTGCTGACCATCCTCAACTACGGCCTCTTTGTCCTGGTGTTCCTGGCGAACCTTCTGGTGTGGTTGGTGGTGACCGTGCAGGTCGTCCGCGCGCGGAagctcagccccgccctgcaggaGAGGAGCATCACCCCCCGGGACATTTTCAGCCTGCTGGGGGTGTCCTGGCTCCTGGGGGTGGCCTGGGGGGTGCTGCTCTTCCAGTTCGGCCCGCTGAAGGAAGCCGCCATCTACATATTCTGCATCTTTAACTCCCTCCATG GCCTCTTTACATCCGTGCGCTATTTTACCCTCAACCGTCGACCGAAGGAATCGCCGGGGACAACGACCGCCACGACCGCCACGACCGCCACCACCGCCACGGCATCCACAGTAGCCGCCTTCACAGACCCGTCTTGA